One part of the Niveispirillum cyanobacteriorum genome encodes these proteins:
- the xdhB gene encoding xanthine dehydrogenase molybdopterin binding subunit, with translation MSARPPRSPTPIPFPATHQPIRHDSAPLHVAGTARYVDDMPEPPGLLHVALGQSAKAHARILSIDLSAVRAYPGVVAVLTAADIPGQNDVGPVVADDPIFAETLVEYVGQSLFAVAATTRIAARAAARLAKVTYDELPAIITIADARAADSHILPPKRVERGDPPGALATSPHRLSGHLAMGGQDHFYLEGQISMAIPGEDGDMHVLCSTQHPSEVQHLVARALGRPDNHVVVEVRRMGGGFGGKETQASLFAAAASLVADRTGRPAKLRLDRDDDMVMTGKRHDFEVAYDVGFDADGRILALDLTLESRCGMSTDLSGAINDRAIFHADNCYFLPNVRITSYRYKTHTVSNTAFRGFGGPQGMLAIEGVVDDIAQHLGLDPLAVRRANLYGGPDRNITPYGMKVEDFIADSLLDRLESTSSYQARRTAIAAFNAASPVLKRGIALTPVKFGISFTTSFLNQAGALIQVYSDGSVLLNHGGTEMGQGLYTKVAQVVADVFGIGLDRVRITSTRTDKVPNTSATAASAGADLNGMASFNAARTIRDRLSAFIAARWGVEPTTLSFAHGKVTAGEHAISFDDLVRQAYLARVSLSATGFYATPKIDVDKETLIGRPFYYFAYGAAVSEVVIDTLTGETKLLAVDILHDCGTSLNPVLDRGQVEGAYVQGMGWLTMEELVFDAAGRLRTHAPSTYKIPGCGDIPDHFKVDLVNQPNREETIHRSKAVGEPPFMLAISAYHAIKAAVAASGGSGPVKLDAPATPERVLMAVRARQSGTGA, from the coding sequence ATGAGTGCCCGTCCCCCCCGCAGCCCCACGCCCATCCCCTTCCCCGCCACGCATCAACCCATCCGCCATGACAGCGCCCCGCTGCATGTGGCGGGGACGGCGCGTTATGTCGATGACATGCCTGAACCGCCGGGCCTGCTGCATGTGGCGCTGGGGCAAAGCGCCAAGGCCCATGCCCGTATTCTCTCGATCGACTTGTCCGCCGTGCGGGCCTATCCCGGCGTGGTCGCCGTCCTGACCGCCGCTGATATTCCCGGCCAGAACGATGTCGGCCCCGTCGTGGCCGATGACCCGATCTTTGCCGAAACCCTGGTCGAATATGTCGGGCAAAGCCTGTTCGCCGTGGCCGCCACCACCCGCATCGCCGCCCGCGCCGCCGCAAGGCTGGCCAAGGTGACCTATGATGAACTGCCGGCGATCATAACCATCGCCGACGCCCGCGCCGCCGACAGCCATATATTGCCGCCCAAACGTGTGGAACGCGGGGATCCGCCGGGCGCGCTGGCGACATCACCGCACCGCCTGTCGGGCCATCTCGCCATGGGCGGGCAGGATCATTTCTACCTGGAAGGCCAGATTTCCATGGCCATTCCGGGGGAGGATGGCGACATGCACGTCCTCTGCTCCACCCAGCACCCGTCAGAGGTACAGCATCTGGTGGCCCGCGCCCTGGGCCGGCCTGACAACCATGTCGTGGTGGAGGTACGGCGCATGGGCGGTGGCTTCGGGGGCAAGGAAACCCAGGCCAGCCTGTTCGCCGCCGCCGCATCCCTGGTCGCCGACCGTACAGGCCGCCCGGCCAAGCTGCGCCTGGACCGCGATGACGACATGGTGATGACGGGCAAGCGCCATGATTTTGAGGTGGCCTATGATGTCGGCTTCGACGCCGATGGCCGCATCCTGGCGCTCGACCTCACCTTGGAAAGTCGCTGCGGCATGTCGACCGACCTGTCGGGCGCCATCAATGACCGCGCCATTTTCCACGCCGATAATTGCTATTTCCTGCCAAACGTCCGCATCACCTCCTACCGTTACAAAACGCACACCGTCTCCAATACGGCCTTTCGCGGCTTTGGCGGACCACAGGGGATGCTGGCGATTGAAGGGGTGGTGGATGATATCGCCCAGCATCTGGGCCTCGACCCGCTCGCCGTGCGCCGTGCCAATCTTTATGGCGGACCCGACCGCAACATCACGCCCTATGGCATGAAGGTAGAGGATTTCATCGCCGACAGCCTGCTGGACCGTCTGGAATCCACCTCCTCCTATCAGGCCCGCCGCACGGCCATCGCCGCCTTTAACGCCGCCAGCCCGGTGCTGAAACGCGGCATCGCGCTGACGCCCGTCAAATTCGGCATCTCCTTCACCACCTCCTTCCTGAACCAGGCCGGCGCCCTGATCCAGGTTTATAGCGATGGTTCTGTCCTGCTGAACCATGGCGGCACAGAAATGGGCCAGGGGCTTTACACCAAGGTGGCGCAGGTGGTGGCCGATGTCTTCGGCATCGGTCTGGACCGGGTGCGCATCACTTCCACCCGCACGGACAAGGTGCCCAACACGTCGGCCACTGCCGCCTCTGCGGGGGCCGACCTGAACGGCATGGCCAGTTTCAATGCCGCCCGCACCATCCGCGACCGGCTGTCCGCCTTCATCGCCGCCCGTTGGGGCGTGGAACCCACCACCCTCTCCTTCGCCCATGGCAAGGTTACGGCGGGCGAGCATGCGATTAGCTTTGATGATCTGGTGCGTCAGGCCTATCTGGCCCGCGTCTCGCTCTCGGCCACCGGCTTCTACGCCACACCCAAGATTGATGTGGATAAAGAGACCCTGATCGGCCGCCCCTTCTATTACTTTGCCTACGGTGCCGCCGTGTCCGAAGTCGTCATCGACACGCTGACCGGGGAGACCAAGCTTCTGGCCGTCGATATCCTGCATGATTGCGGTACCTCGCTGAACCCCGTGCTGGACCGGGGACAGGTGGAAGGCGCCTATGTGCAGGGCATGGGCTGGCTGACCATGGAGGAACTGGTGTTCGATGCGGCGGGCCGCCTGCGCACCCATGCGCCCAGCACCTACAAGATCCCCGGCTGCGGCGACATCCCCGACCATTTCAAGGTCGATCTGGTGAACCAGCCCAACCGGGAAGAAACCATCCACCGGTCAAAGGCCGTGGGCGAACCACCGTTCATGCTGGCCATTTCCGCCTATCACGCCATCAAGGCTGCCGTGGCCGCATCGGGCGGCAGCGGCCCGGTTAAGCTCGACGCACCCGCCACGCCCGAACGCGTCCTGATGGCCGTCCGCGCGCGCCAATCGGGGACCGGCGCATGA
- the xdhC gene encoding xanthine dehydrogenase accessory protein XdhC, whose product MNTDWITALADCQRDERPSILVTVTEVAGSAPRAAGTKMLVTADALHGTIGGGALEFTAIETARALLDGHVTELRTQSYPLGPALGQCCGGRVTLLFEPMRPPRLRIALFGAGHVAKALVAILGTLPARVTWIDNRPDLFPDVTPANVTAQVLEEPETALTQGYSHILIMTHDHALDYSLVKSALCLPGAPFVGVIGSETKRARFASRLRAEGLDPVRLTCPIGIAGLTGKHPGEIAVAVAAQLLSLPAPAATLAPQDFVSDNNCLGCPTPCGEQTP is encoded by the coding sequence ATGAATACCGACTGGATCACGGCGCTTGCCGATTGTCAGCGTGATGAACGGCCCAGCATCTTGGTCACTGTGACAGAGGTGGCGGGTTCCGCCCCCCGCGCTGCCGGTACCAAGATGCTGGTCACCGCCGATGCGCTGCACGGCACGATCGGCGGCGGCGCGCTGGAGTTTACAGCCATTGAAACGGCCCGCGCCCTGCTCGATGGTCATGTAACGGAATTACGCACACAATCGTACCCCTTGGGGCCTGCGCTCGGCCAATGCTGCGGTGGGCGGGTCACCCTCCTGTTCGAACCAATGCGGCCGCCGCGCCTGCGCATCGCCCTGTTCGGGGCCGGCCATGTGGCCAAGGCACTGGTCGCCATCCTGGGCACCCTGCCGGCCCGCGTCACCTGGATCGACAACCGCCCCGACCTTTTCCCCGACGTAACGCCCGCCAATGTCACGGCCCAGGTGTTGGAGGAGCCGGAGACGGCGCTGACCCAGGGGTACAGCCATATCCTGATAATGACCCATGATCACGCCCTGGACTACAGCCTTGTAAAATCAGCCCTCTGCCTGCCCGGCGCCCCCTTCGTAGGGGTCATCGGGTCTGAGACCAAACGCGCGCGATTCGCCTCGCGGCTGCGCGCAGAGGGTCTGGACCCCGTCCGCCTCACCTGCCCCATCGGCATTGCGGGCCTGACCGGCAAGCATCCAGGCGAGATCGCAGTGGCCGTGGCGGCACAATTGCTCAGCCTGCCTGCCCCCGCCGCCACCCTGGCACCTCAGGATTTTGTTAGCGATAACAATTGCCTGGGCTGCCCCACGCCCTGTGGCGAACAGACGCCATGA
- a CDS encoding alpha/beta hydrolase, which translates to MMFCLNRRALLGALTLPLLPLPVMAAGGVVPKPVPVPVPAGSLWRYDLFPSALTEPRRVDVWLPPGYEGGTQSFSVLYMHDGQNLFDPASTPFGEWGVDEAMVRLMGEGAVKPAIVVGVWNTQYRRREYLPQVPYEQVPAEVRAAYEAGSGGPALSDGYVDFLVKELKPFIDATYRTKPGRADTSIMGSSMGGLISLYSLIRYPAVFGAAGCVSTHWPSVTNFDWIKSGDPRMTLIADNFIAWVKANLPRAGQHRIYFDLGNAELDSVYPPFQAKVDVFMPDLGYVQGKDWVTRLYDGEPHNEVAWRKRVDVPLRFLLGV; encoded by the coding sequence ATGATGTTTTGCCTGAACCGCCGTGCCCTGCTGGGGGCGCTGACCCTGCCGCTTCTGCCGCTGCCGGTAATGGCCGCCGGTGGGGTTGTGCCGAAGCCCGTTCCGGTGCCGGTGCCGGCGGGCAGCCTGTGGCGTTACGACCTGTTCCCGAGTGCGCTGACAGAGCCGCGCCGTGTCGATGTCTGGCTGCCGCCTGGGTATGAGGGCGGCACGCAGAGTTTCAGTGTCCTCTACATGCATGATGGCCAGAACCTGTTTGACCCAGCCTCCACCCCGTTCGGGGAATGGGGGGTGGATGAGGCCATGGTGCGCCTGATGGGCGAGGGAGCCGTGAAGCCCGCCATTGTGGTGGGGGTGTGGAACACCCAATATCGCCGCCGGGAATATCTGCCGCAGGTGCCCTATGAGCAGGTGCCGGCGGAGGTTCGGGCCGCGTATGAGGCGGGATCGGGCGGGCCGGCCCTGTCCGATGGCTATGTCGATTTTCTGGTGAAGGAGCTGAAGCCCTTCATCGACGCGACATACCGCACAAAGCCGGGTCGGGCGGACACGTCGATCATGGGGTCCAGCATGGGTGGCCTGATCTCGCTCTACAGTCTGATCCGCTATCCGGCGGTGTTCGGGGCGGCGGGGTGTGTTTCAACCCATTGGCCCAGCGTCACCAATTTCGATTGGATCAAAAGCGGCGATCCACGAATGACCCTGATCGCCGATAACTTCATCGCTTGGGTAAAGGCCAACCTGCCGCGCGCAGGCCAGCACCGGATCTATTTCGATCTCGGCAATGCCGAGCTGGACTCGGTCTATCCGCCGTTCCAGGCCAAGGTGGACGTCTTCATGCCGGACCTTGGCTATGTTCAGGGCAAGGACTGGGTGACCCGGCTTTATGACGGTGAACCGCACAATGAGGTGGCGTGGCGCAAGCGCGTGGATGTGCCGCTGCGGTTTCTGTTGGGGGTGTAA
- a CDS encoding alpha-glucosidase family protein: protein MVRADGAAGPDQGVVHPWWRGAVIYQIYPRSFADSNGDGIGDLKGLLAHLDHVASLGADAIWISPFFKSPMDDFGYDISDHCDVDPIFGTMADCDAVIARAHDLGLKVIIDQVYSHTSIEHPWFQESRQNRTNPKADWFVWQDAKPDGTPPNNWQSVFGGPAWTWDARRRQYYMHNFLSSQPDLNLHNPEVQEAIKGVARFWMDKGVDGLRVDAANFFMHDRELRDNPINLEATAPKRPYEFQRQVHNISQPENLGFIEDLRTLLDSYPDRFMVAEMGEAPFDMVADYTLPGRRCHSAYNFSFLYHKQLDAGVPRRVIGGWNQASGGAWPSWTFSNHDAPRAVSRWGGDVPPPALARCLNTLLVSLPGSVFLYYGEELGLPQARVAFEDLVDPEAIANWPHTLGRDGARTPMPWSKDAPNAGFSTAKPWLPVDRNHLPLAVDVQTGDPNSTLSVTRRLLARRRAEPALRWGDIRFRPPADPVLAFERIHADGDVLVVINLCAEPAPHGLIDAANWVQVESVNGADLSSGTLPAYGAVIARRG, encoded by the coding sequence ATGGTTCGCGCCGACGGAGCGGCGGGGCCTGACCAGGGTGTCGTTCACCCCTGGTGGCGGGGCGCTGTCATCTACCAGATCTATCCGCGCAGCTTCGCCGACAGCAATGGCGACGGGATTGGCGACCTGAAGGGCCTGCTGGCCCATCTGGACCATGTGGCGTCCTTAGGCGCCGATGCCATCTGGATCTCGCCCTTCTTCAAGTCGCCCATGGATGATTTCGGATACGATATATCCGATCATTGCGATGTCGATCCGATTTTCGGGACCATGGCCGACTGTGATGCCGTCATCGCGCGGGCCCATGATCTGGGCCTGAAAGTCATCATCGATCAGGTCTATTCCCACACCTCCATCGAACATCCCTGGTTTCAGGAAAGCCGGCAGAACCGCACCAATCCCAAGGCCGACTGGTTTGTCTGGCAGGATGCAAAGCCCGATGGCACGCCGCCCAACAACTGGCAATCGGTATTCGGCGGCCCGGCCTGGACCTGGGATGCGCGGCGTCGGCAGTATTACATGCATAATTTCCTGTCCAGCCAGCCGGACCTGAACCTGCATAACCCCGAAGTGCAGGAAGCCATCAAGGGCGTGGCCCGTTTCTGGATGGATAAGGGCGTGGACGGATTGCGCGTCGATGCCGCCAACTTCTTCATGCATGACCGGGAATTGCGCGACAATCCCATCAACCTGGAAGCGACCGCACCGAAGCGCCCCTATGAGTTCCAGCGGCAGGTCCATAATATCTCACAGCCCGAGAATCTGGGCTTTATCGAGGATCTGCGCACCCTGCTGGACAGTTACCCAGACCGTTTCATGGTGGCGGAGATGGGGGAAGCACCGTTCGACATGGTGGCGGATTACACGCTGCCCGGCAGACGTTGCCATTCCGCCTATAATTTCTCCTTCCTCTATCACAAGCAGTTAGATGCTGGCGTGCCGCGCCGGGTGATCGGCGGCTGGAATCAGGCATCGGGCGGGGCCTGGCCCTCCTGGACCTTCTCCAACCATGACGCACCGCGTGCCGTTTCCCGCTGGGGCGGGGATGTGCCGCCGCCGGCTCTGGCCCGCTGCCTGAACACCCTGCTGGTGTCGCTACCCGGCTCCGTCTTCCTCTATTACGGGGAGGAACTGGGCCTGCCGCAGGCGCGGGTGGCGTTTGAGGATCTGGTGGACCCCGAAGCCATCGCCAACTGGCCCCACACCTTGGGCCGCGACGGCGCCCGTACCCCCATGCCCTGGTCCAAGGATGCGCCCAATGCCGGCTTCTCCACGGCCAAGCCCTGGCTGCCCGTAGACCGCAACCACCTGCCGCTGGCCGTGGATGTGCAGACAGGCGATCCCAACAGCACCCTGTCGGTGACCAGGCGCCTCTTGGCGCGTCGCCGGGCCGAACCGGCCCTGCGCTGGGGCGACATCCGATTCCGCCCGCCCGCCGATCCCGTGCTGGCCTTTGAGCGCATCCATGCCGATGGCGATGTGTTGGTGGTGATCAACCTCTGCGCCGAACCCGCCCCGCACGGCCTGATCGATGCGGCCAACTGGGTGCAGGTGGAAAGCGTCAACGGCGCCGACCTGTCATCCGGCACCCTGCCCGCCTATGGCGCAGTGATCGCGCGGCGGGGGTAA
- a CDS encoding alpha/beta hydrolase family protein, with protein sequence MLRLLPALVVSGLLLSAPVLSADPPPVLTYKDLLARPKVTGGVRVTYGSDAQQFGDLWLPAGAGPHPVLVLIHGGCWLGDVPAFELMNPMAKALSDAGIAVWNIEYRRLGQPGGGYPGTFQDVSAAMEQVRALAEPHKLDLTRVAVAGHSAGGHLAVWAAGRALLPKGSPLYKADALPVTGVVSLAGIVDLRDYRARGPAACGGPETVDKLIGAATRGEAAFADTSPGEAPAKSLSLTLISGTRDIIVPPTFAQAYGAKALGPGLRELEIDGAGHFELIDPQSGAWAVIQAEIRDRLRR encoded by the coding sequence ATGCTGCGTCTGCTTCCTGCCCTTGTCGTTTCCGGCCTCTTGCTCTCAGCCCCCGTCCTGTCCGCCGACCCGCCGCCGGTCCTCACATACAAGGACCTGCTGGCCCGGCCCAAGGTGACGGGCGGGGTTCGTGTCACCTATGGCAGTGATGCGCAGCAGTTCGGCGACCTATGGCTGCCGGCGGGGGCGGGCCCCCACCCGGTGCTGGTTCTGATCCATGGTGGGTGCTGGCTGGGCGATGTGCCGGCCTTTGAGCTGATGAACCCGATGGCCAAGGCGCTGTCGGATGCCGGCATCGCCGTGTGGAATATCGAATATCGCCGGCTGGGGCAGCCGGGCGGCGGCTATCCCGGAACCTTTCAGGATGTGTCGGCGGCCATGGAGCAGGTGCGCGCCCTGGCCGAGCCGCACAAGCTGGACCTGACGCGCGTGGCCGTGGCGGGGCATTCAGCGGGCGGGCATCTGGCCGTCTGGGCCGCCGGGCGCGCACTGCTGCCCAAGGGCAGCCCGCTTTACAAGGCGGATGCCTTGCCCGTGACGGGGGTGGTGTCGCTGGCCGGGATTGTCGATCTACGCGATTACCGGGCGCGGGGGCCGGCGGCCTGTGGCGGGCCGGAAACGGTGGACAAGCTGATCGGGGCCGCCACGCGCGGGGAGGCGGCCTTCGCCGATACCTCACCGGGTGAGGCGCCCGCAAAAAGCCTGTCCCTGACCCTGATTTCCGGGACGCGCGACATCATCGTGCCGCCGACATTCGCCCAGGCCTATGGCGCCAAGGCGCTGGGGCCGGGGTTGCGGGAGCTGGAGATTGACGGGGCCGGGCATTTCGAACTGATCGACCCGCAATCAGGCGCTTGGGCCGTGATCCAGGCTGAAATCAGGGATCGGTTGCGGCGGTAG
- a CDS encoding inorganic phosphate transporter, giving the protein MELISLPILIGLIALALAFDFLNGLHDAANSIATVVSTRVLSPRNAVIMAAFFNFIAFIFFGTHVANTIGKGIVDASIIDASVIFAALMGAIIWNIVTWLGGIPSSSSHALVGGLVGAGVAKAGFGVVGSGLIKTAVAIVISPTVGFVLAIILMVIVSWVFRRFSPFKVDKVFRSVQIVSASLYSLGHGGNDAQKTMGIIAVLLFSQGYMPDGFHVPFWVVISCQFCMGLGTLFGGWKIVKTMGSRLTELKPVHGSCAETAGAITLFTATYLGVPVSTTHTITGAIVGVGSAQRASSVRWGLAQGILVAWVLTMPAAAAVGAGFYWLTRVF; this is encoded by the coding sequence ATGGAACTGATCTCCCTGCCGATCCTGATCGGCCTGATCGCCCTGGCGCTGGCCTTCGATTTCCTGAACGGCCTGCATGACGCGGCCAATTCCATCGCCACGGTGGTGTCGACGCGCGTGCTGTCGCCGCGCAACGCCGTGATCATGGCGGCCTTCTTCAACTTCATCGCCTTCATCTTCTTCGGCACGCATGTGGCCAATACCATCGGCAAGGGCATTGTCGATGCCAGCATCATCGATGCCTCGGTTATCTTTGCGGCCCTGATGGGGGCGATCATCTGGAACATCGTTACCTGGCTGGGCGGTATCCCTTCCTCTTCGTCCCACGCGCTGGTGGGGGGTCTGGTCGGGGCTGGTGTGGCCAAGGCCGGGTTCGGGGTGGTGGGTTCGGGCCTGATCAAGACGGCGGTGGCCATCGTGATCTCTCCCACCGTCGGCTTCGTGCTGGCCATCATCCTGATGGTGATCGTCTCCTGGGTGTTCCGCCGCTTCTCCCCCTTCAAGGTGGATAAGGTGTTCCGCAGCGTGCAGATCGTCTCGGCCTCGCTCTACAGCCTGGGACATGGCGGTAATGACGCGCAGAAGACCATGGGGATCATCGCCGTGCTGCTGTTCAGCCAGGGCTATATGCCCGATGGGTTCCATGTGCCGTTCTGGGTGGTCATCTCCTGCCAGTTTTGCATGGGGCTGGGCACGCTGTTCGGCGGCTGGAAGATCGTGAAGACCATGGGGTCGCGCCTGACGGAACTGAAGCCTGTTCATGGAAGCTGTGCCGAAACGGCGGGCGCCATCACCCTATTCACGGCCACATATCTGGGCGTTCCCGTCTCCACCACCCATACCATCACCGGCGCCATTGTCGGGGTGGGGTCGGCACAGCGGGCCTCGTCCGTGCGCTGGGGGCTGGCGCAGGGCATTCTGGTGGCCTGGGTCCTGACCATGCCGGCGGCGGCCGCCGTGGGTGCTGGCTTCTACTGGTTGACGCGGGTGTTTTAA
- a CDS encoding DUF47 domain-containing protein, with amino-acid sequence MLSLFRAMMPREERFFDHFTDHARLILVAAEALRDLVKNGDQLEMRFQRIHQAENDADKITKEIQAAVHRSFIVPFDRSDIQDLAKRMDDIIDLIQDVARHMTEAGPMEYTAEMHALSDLIVRCAAILPECLPKLRDIPRHVAEMTRMTREISELESDSDKILRAAKARLRQESGGLDAPITYRQALIREILELMEAVLDAGEDVADIVDSIIVDNV; translated from the coding sequence ATGCTGAGCCTGTTCCGGGCCATGATGCCCCGCGAAGAACGGTTTTTCGACCATTTCACCGACCATGCCCGCCTGATTCTGGTCGCCGCTGAGGCGCTGCGTGATCTGGTCAAGAATGGCGACCAGTTGGAGATGCGGTTCCAGCGTATCCATCAGGCGGAGAACGACGCCGACAAGATCACCAAGGAAATCCAGGCGGCTGTCCACCGTTCCTTCATTGTGCCCTTTGACCGGTCCGACATCCAGGATCTGGCCAAGCGCATGGATGACATTATCGACCTGATCCAGGACGTGGCCCGTCACATGACGGAAGCCGGCCCCATGGAATATACGGCCGAGATGCACGCTCTGTCTGATCTGATCGTGCGTTGTGCTGCCATCCTGCCGGAATGCCTGCCCAAGCTGCGCGACATTCCCCGCCATGTCGCGGAAATGACCCGCATGACGCGCGAGATTTCCGAACTGGAGAGCGACAGCGACAAGATCCTGCGCGCTGCCAAGGCCCGTCTGCGTCAGGAAAGCGGCGGTCTGGATGCCCCCATCACCTACCGTCAGGCCCTGATCCGCGAGATCCTGGAACTGATGGAAGCCGTGCTGGATGCGGGCGAGGATGTCGCCGACATCGTCGACAGCATCATTGTCGACAATGTCTGA
- a CDS encoding NUDIX hydrolase → MGDRKNTVQHAALPFRMTETGPQILLVTSRETRRWIIPKGWAKKNVEPHEMAAIEAFEEAGVRGKVKKKAVGEYRYDKRLDDGSTVTCDVSVFPLEVTTELPDWPERTQRDRRWFPPAEAAMLISEPGLVDIFQKLAVKWED, encoded by the coding sequence ATGGGTGATCGTAAAAACACAGTCCAGCATGCGGCCCTGCCGTTCCGCATGACCGAAACCGGCCCGCAGATCCTTCTGGTCACCTCGCGTGAGACGCGGCGGTGGATCATTCCCAAGGGCTGGGCCAAGAAGAATGTCGAACCGCATGAGATGGCCGCCATCGAAGCGTTCGAGGAAGCGGGCGTGCGCGGCAAGGTCAAGAAGAAGGCCGTGGGCGAATATCGCTATGACAAGCGGCTGGACGATGGCAGCACCGTCACCTGCGATGTATCGGTCTTCCCGCTAGAGGTGACGACCGAACTCCCCGACTGGCCCGAACGCACCCAACGCGACCGCCGCTGGTTCCCCCCCGCCGAAGCCGCCATGCTGATTTCCGAGCCGGGGCTGGTGGATATTTTCCAGAAACTGGCGGTGAAGTGGGAGGATTGA
- the rutA gene encoding pyrimidine utilization protein A, protein MEIGIFIPIGNNGWLLSENAPQYKPSFDLNKQITLSAEKHGLDFVLSMIKLRGFGGKTEFWDHNLESFTLMSGLAAVTSRIKIYATAATLVMPPAIVARMASTIDSISGGRFGVNLVTGWQRPEYSQMGLWPGDEHFANRYDYLAEYATILRELWATGRSDLKGKYFQMDDCRLSPRPQADVKLICAGSSNAGMAFSAQYADYNFCFGMGVNTPTAFAPTVDRMRAAAEKTGRDVSSYVLFMIIADETDEAARAKWEHYKAGADQEAISWLGVQGAADTKSGSDTNVRQMADPVSAVNINMGTLVGSYETVARMLDEVPTVPGTGGVLLTFDDFVKGVEDFGTRIQPLMKCRQHIKGPA, encoded by the coding sequence ATGGAGATCGGTATATTCATTCCCATTGGGAATAATGGCTGGCTCTTGTCGGAGAATGCGCCACAATACAAACCAAGCTTTGATCTGAACAAACAGATCACCCTGTCGGCGGAAAAGCACGGTCTGGATTTCGTGCTGTCGATGATCAAGCTGCGTGGTTTTGGCGGCAAAACTGAATTCTGGGATCACAACCTGGAAAGTTTCACCCTGATGTCGGGTCTGGCCGCCGTGACCAGCCGCATAAAGATTTACGCCACCGCCGCCACCCTTGTCATGCCGCCCGCCATCGTGGCCCGCATGGCATCCACCATCGACAGTATTTCGGGCGGCCGGTTCGGCGTGAACCTCGTCACCGGCTGGCAGCGGCCAGAATATTCGCAGATGGGCCTATGGCCGGGGGATGAGCATTTTGCCAACCGCTACGACTATCTGGCCGAATATGCCACCATCCTGCGTGAGCTTTGGGCCACGGGCCGCAGCGACCTGAAGGGCAAATATTTCCAGATGGATGATTGCCGTCTGTCGCCGCGACCGCAGGCCGATGTGAAGCTGATCTGCGCCGGGTCATCCAATGCCGGCATGGCCTTTTCCGCGCAATATGCCGACTATAATTTCTGCTTCGGCATGGGCGTGAACACGCCCACCGCCTTCGCCCCCACCGTGGACCGCATGCGGGCGGCGGCGGAAAAGACGGGGCGCGACGTTTCCTCCTACGTCCTGTTCATGATCATCGCGGATGAGACGGACGAGGCGGCAAGAGCCAAGTGGGAGCACTATAAAGCCGGTGCCGATCAGGAGGCGATATCCTGGCTGGGCGTGCAGGGTGCGGCCGACACCAAATCCGGCTCCGACACCAATGTCCGCCAGATGGCCGACCCCGTTTCCGCCGTGAACATCAACATGGGCACCCTGGTCGGGTCCTATGAAACCGTGGCCCGCATGCTGGACGAGGTGCCGACGGTCCCCGGCACCGGCGGCGTCCTGCTGACTTTCGATGATTTCGTAAAGGGGGTGGAGGATTTCGGCACCCGCATCCAGCCGCTGATGAAATGCCGTCAGCATATCAAGGGGCCGGCATGA
- the rutB gene encoding pyrimidine utilization protein B, giving the protein MSSAGYEPPKPRSQPVTLPARPEPIRLDPAETAVIVVDMQNAYSTPGGYVDLAGFDISGARGTIANIKRTLDAARAAGVLVVYFQNGWDPDYVEAGGPGSPNWHKSNALKTMRARPELQGQLLAKGTWDYAIVEELQPQKGDILIPKTRYSGFFNTNVDSVLRARGIRNLVFVGIATNVCVESSLRDAFHLEYFGVMLEDATHHLGPDFIQKAAVYNVEKFFGWVATVDDFCGTISQAAPITE; this is encoded by the coding sequence ATGAGCAGCGCCGGGTATGAGCCGCCAAAGCCCCGGTCGCAGCCGGTCACCCTGCCTGCCCGGCCCGAACCGATCCGCCTGGACCCGGCGGAAACCGCCGTGATCGTCGTGGATATGCAGAATGCCTATTCCACACCCGGCGGCTATGTCGATCTGGCCGGGTTCGACATTTCCGGCGCGCGCGGCACCATCGCCAATATCAAGCGCACGCTGGATGCCGCCCGCGCCGCAGGCGTCCTGGTTGTCTATTTCCAGAATGGCTGGGACCCGGACTATGTGGAGGCGGGCGGGCCCGGCTCCCCCAACTGGCATAAATCCAACGCCCTGAAAACCATGCGCGCCCGGCCCGAATTGCAGGGCCAATTGCTGGCCAAGGGCACCTGGGATTACGCGATTGTGGAGGAGCTGCAGCCGCAGAAGGGCGACATCCTGATCCCCAAGACCCGCTATAGCGGCTTTTTCAACACCAATGTCGACAGCGTCTTGCGGGCGCGCGGCATCCGCAATCTGGTCTTTGTCGGCATCGCCACCAATGTCTGTGTCGAAAGCTCGCTGCGCGACGCCTTCCACCTGGAATATTTCGGGGTGATGCTGGAGGACGCGACCCACCATCTGGGCCCCGACTTCATCCAGAAGGCCGCCGTTTATAATGTCGAGAAATTCTTCGGCTGGGTCGCCACCGTCGATGATTTCTGCGGCACCATCTCCCAGGCCGCCCCCATCACCGAGTAA